The following are from one region of the Balaenoptera acutorostrata chromosome 18, mBalAcu1.1, whole genome shotgun sequence genome:
- the SLC25A30 gene encoding kidney mitochondrial carrier protein 1 isoform X2, which translates to MSALNWKPFVYGGLASITAECGTFPIDLTKTRLQIQGQKNDANFKEIRYRGMLHALVRIGREEGLKALYSGIAPAMLRQASYGTIKIGTYQSLKRLFVERPEDETLLINVVCGILSGVISSTIANPTDVLKIRMQAQNSTLQGGMIGNFIHIYQQEGTRGLWKGVSLTAQRAAIVVGVELPVYDLTKKHLILSGLMGDTVYTHFLSSFTCGLAGALASNPVDVVRTRMMNQRVLQDGRCPGYTGSLDCLLQCLPRPSYSCYLWSAQGNN; encoded by the exons ATGTCAGCCCTGAACTGGAAGCCCTTCGTGTACGGAGGCCTGGCTTCCATCACAGCGGAGTGCG gtaCTTTTCCAATTGATTTAACCAAGACACGGCTCCAGATTCAAGGCCAGAAGAATGATGCAAACTTTAAAGAAATCAGGTATCGAGGAATGTTGCATGCGTTAGTGAGGATAGGCAGAGAGGAAGGCCTGAAAGCACTGTATTCAGG GATTGCTCCTGCGATGCTGCGCCAGGCTTCCTATGGTACCATCAAGATAGGCACCTACCAGAGCTTGAAGCGGTTATTTGTCGAGCGCCCGGAAG atgaaacCCTTCTGATAAACGTGGTCTGTGGAATTCTCTCTGGAGTCATATCCTCAACCATTGCTAATCCAACTGATGTTTTGAAA ATTCGGATGCAAGCACAAAACAGCACCCTTCAAGGAGGAATGATAGGCAACTTCATTCACATTTACCAGCAAGAGGGAACAAGAGGACTTTGGAAG GGCGTGTCCCTTACTGCTCAGAGGGCCGCTATTGTTGTTGGTGTGGAGCTGCCGGTCTACGACCTCACCAAGAAACATCTGATTCTCTCGGGCTTGATGGGAGACACTGTGTATACCCATTTCCT CTCAAGCTTCACCTGTGGGCTGGCAGGGGCCCTGGCCTCAAACCCTGTCGATGTGGTGAGGACACGTATGATGAATCAGAGAGtccttcaagatggcagatgCCCTGGCTACACAGGTTCCCTGGATTGCTTGTTACAG
- the SLC25A30 gene encoding kidney mitochondrial carrier protein 1 isoform X1 produces the protein MSALNWKPFVYGGLASITAECGTFPIDLTKTRLQIQGQKNDANFKEIRYRGMLHALVRIGREEGLKALYSGIAPAMLRQASYGTIKIGTYQSLKRLFVERPEDETLLINVVCGILSGVISSTIANPTDVLKIRMQAQNSTLQGGMIGNFIHIYQQEGTRGLWKGVSLTAQRAAIVVGVELPVYDLTKKHLILSGLMGDTVYTHFLSSFTCGLAGALASNPVDVVRTRMMNQRVLQDGRCPGYTGSLDCLLQTWKNEGFFALYKGFWPNWLRLGPWNIIFFVTYEQLKKLDL, from the exons ATGTCAGCCCTGAACTGGAAGCCCTTCGTGTACGGAGGCCTGGCTTCCATCACAGCGGAGTGCG gtaCTTTTCCAATTGATTTAACCAAGACACGGCTCCAGATTCAAGGCCAGAAGAATGATGCAAACTTTAAAGAAATCAGGTATCGAGGAATGTTGCATGCGTTAGTGAGGATAGGCAGAGAGGAAGGCCTGAAAGCACTGTATTCAGG GATTGCTCCTGCGATGCTGCGCCAGGCTTCCTATGGTACCATCAAGATAGGCACCTACCAGAGCTTGAAGCGGTTATTTGTCGAGCGCCCGGAAG atgaaacCCTTCTGATAAACGTGGTCTGTGGAATTCTCTCTGGAGTCATATCCTCAACCATTGCTAATCCAACTGATGTTTTGAAA ATTCGGATGCAAGCACAAAACAGCACCCTTCAAGGAGGAATGATAGGCAACTTCATTCACATTTACCAGCAAGAGGGAACAAGAGGACTTTGGAAG GGCGTGTCCCTTACTGCTCAGAGGGCCGCTATTGTTGTTGGTGTGGAGCTGCCGGTCTACGACCTCACCAAGAAACATCTGATTCTCTCGGGCTTGATGGGAGACACTGTGTATACCCATTTCCT CTCAAGCTTCACCTGTGGGCTGGCAGGGGCCCTGGCCTCAAACCCTGTCGATGTGGTGAGGACACGTATGATGAATCAGAGAGtccttcaagatggcagatgCCCTGGCTACACAGGTTCCCTGGATTGCTTGTTACAG ACATGGAAGAATGAAGGGTTTTTTGCTCTTTATAAAGGGTTTTGGCCAAATTGGTTGAGACTTGGTCCTTGGAATATTATT TTCTTTGTGACATATGAGCAGTTGAAGAAATTGGATTTGTGA